The Nitrospirota bacterium region AAGATCAGGTTCAGGGCTTCCAGGTCGGTGAGGTTCTGCGCCTCGGCCGGGCTCATGAACCCCTTGTCTGCGGCGGTCTGCCGGAGGACTGCCGGATCCATGCCGCGGCCGTCATCCTCGATCTCAAGGATGATGCTGTTGCCTTCGTGGCGGGCCTTCATGATGAACGAACCGACCGGCTCCTTGCCGAGCCTTCTCCGCTCCTCGGCGGGCTCGATGCCGTGGGAAATGGCGTTCCTGACCATGTGCATCATCGGGTCGGATATGATCTCAAAAATAGTCTTGTCGATCTTCGTCTCGCCGCCTGAGACCACCATGTTGACCTGCTTGTTCTCTTCCCCGGCCAGATCGCGCACCGGCCGCTGAAACATCTGGTACAGCCGGTCCACGTCCACCATGCGTGCACGGGTGATCTCATCCTGAAGGTTCGTCGTGATCGTCGAGATGCGCGCCGTGTCGAGCTCGAAGGAGTCGAAGAAGCCCGCAAGCTCGGTCATGATCTCGTTCATATCGTTCGTGATCTCCGTGAGCTTCCGGGAAAGCAGGTTGAAATCATCATAGCGGTCGAACTCGAGATCCATGAAGTCGCTCGATGGTTGAACGACCTGCTCCGGCTCCGCCGTGCCGTACGTAAGCGTATACTCGTATTTCTCCTCGAACTTCTTGATCTCATGCAGCAGCCGGTTCTGGCTGAATGCCAGCTCCTCGCGGAGCGTCTTGATGAACTCCACTTGGCGCGCAAGCCGGTTCCTGTTCACGACCATCTCGCCGACGAGGTTCATCAGATTGTCGAGCCGTTCGATGTTGACGCGAATGAACTGCTTCTCGACTTCCCCAGCGTCGGAGGCCCGCCTCCCGAGCCCTCTCTTTTCCTGGATGCCGGAACGCTTGGACTCCTCGATCTCCTGCTTCAGGGAAGCCCCGTCCTCCCTGGGCAGCGCAGCAGGTTCGGGCCCCGGAGCCGGAGGGGCCACGGCAGCAGGAACGCCGGACACGGGCGGAGTTGACAGCGCTGATACCGGCGGCTTCGGTGCAGGCATTGGGGGTTTTGCAGGCTCCCTGTCAGCGATGCGTTCTCCCGAGACCTCTTCATCGATTTCAAAAGTTCGTTCCCAGGCGAGGTCCAGGTCGTCCTTGGCCTGTGATGCCTGTGCAGGCGGTGGAGCACTCTTCGACGGAGCCGGGGCAGCCATCTCAGCGTCCGTCTTTGCCGGAGCTTGGACCGCCTTTTCCGGAGCCGGTTTCGCCGGCGGGGCTGCGGGTTTTTCCGTACTCGTCGGGGCCGGGGCGGCCTGGCCCGTTCCCGCTTGCACCTTGGCGATGATGTCCTTGTAGGATTGGGTGATGCTGTTGACGACGAGGGGGTCTTCAGCCTGGTTTGCGGCCACGCCGTCAACCATCAGCTTGGCTGCATCAACACTGTCGAAGAGAAAATTCAGGGTCTCTTTCTGGATCGGGATGGACCCGGCCCGGAACTGTCCGAGCATGTCCTCTGCCTTGTGCGCCACATCGCTGATCCCCTGATAGCCCATCATCGCAGCGGAACCCTTCAGGGTATGCGCCGCGCGGAACAGCTCATCGATGATCGAACTGTCGTTCGGGTCCTTCTCAAGGGACAGCAGTCCCTTGTTGAGGTTCTGGATGTGCTCACCGGCCTCGATCAGAAAAAACTCGATGATGCCTGATTTGTCGAAGGGGGCAGCCATAGGGTTTATTCGACAAAGCCGAGCTTGATCTCCTCGTCACTCGTAGTGATCTGCTCGGTCACCGGCGGAAGGCCCTCCAGCTCAGGGAGCTCATGTTCGATCGGCTGTCTGATGATGCCTTCCTTGAGCTTGAACCTGCCGATGGCGTCGATGAGCCGCTTGGAGAGCTCGGCCAGCTTGCCGATCGTGGAGACCGTGTCCTGCACGCCGTGAGTCGTCTCCTGGGTCTGCTTCAGGATGCTGTCCATGGCGTGCGCCACGCTCTCCGTTGATTTCACCTGGTCCGTCGCGGCCCGGGTAATGTCCGTCATGAGCGTCGCTGTCTGCTTCACGATCTGCTCGATCTCGCGGAGCGCCGAACCGGCCTGGTCGGCCAGCCTGGTTCCCTCTTCCACTTCGCGGGTTCCTTCCTCCATGACCGTCACGGCCTCGCTCGTTTCCACCTGGATGCCCTTGATGAGCCCCGTGATGTCCTTCGTGGCGCGGGCGGCGCGTTCCGCCAGTTTCCGCACTTCATCGGCAACGACTGCGAAGCCCTTACCCTGCTCGCCGGCGCGCGCGGCCTCGATTGCTGCATTGAGCGCCAGCAGGTTTGTCTGGGTCGCGATCTCGTTGATCACTTCGATGATGGCCCCGATCTCGAGCGAGCGTTCGCCCAGTCCCTTGATCTTCTTCCCCGTGGTCTGCACCGCAGCCCTGATGCGCTGCATACCCTTGATCGTCTCTGCCACGGATGCTCCGCCCTTGACCGCCGCCTGGGTTGCATTGAGAGACGTCTGGGTCGCGGCGTCAGCGTTCTCGGCCATGCGCTGCGTCGTATGGGACATGGAGTTCACGGCCGTCGACACTTCCATGATCTGCGAAGCCTGCTGCTCGGTGCCCAGCCGCATGCGTTCCGACGACTGCAGGATTTC contains the following coding sequences:
- a CDS encoding hybrid sensor histidine kinase/response regulator, whose protein sequence is MAAPFDKSGIIEFFLIEAGEHIQNLNKGLLSLEKDPNDSSIIDELFRAAHTLKGSAAMMGYQGISDVAHKAEDMLGQFRAGSIPIQKETLNFLFDSVDAAKLMVDGVAANQAEDPLVVNSITQSYKDIIAKVQAGTGQAAPAPTSTEKPAAPPAKPAPEKAVQAPAKTDAEMAAPAPSKSAPPPAQASQAKDDLDLAWERTFEIDEEVSGERIADREPAKPPMPAPKPPVSALSTPPVSGVPAAVAPPAPGPEPAALPREDGASLKQEIEESKRSGIQEKRGLGRRASDAGEVEKQFIRVNIERLDNLMNLVGEMVVNRNRLARQVEFIKTLREELAFSQNRLLHEIKKFEEKYEYTLTYGTAEPEQVVQPSSDFMDLEFDRYDDFNLLSRKLTEITNDMNEIMTELAGFFDSFELDTARISTITTNLQDEITRARMVDVDRLYQMFQRPVRDLAGEENKQVNMVVSGGETKIDKTIFEIISDPMMHMVRNAISHGIEPAEERRRLGKEPVGSFIMKARHEGNSIILEIEDDGRGMDPAVLRQTAADKGFMSPAEAQNLTDLEALNLIFRPGFSTAQSVGKISGRGVGMDVVSTHLAKINGRIEIKTEKGVGTKFVIRLPLTLAIAQALIVKFKDQELAVPMNLVEETTRFSFKDIQRAAGEEMVNLRGTLVRLLMLNDLLNVGKFPQKEETFRHPTLILGMAEKRIAVMVEDIVGREEIVVKSLGDYLRGVKMFSGATISGEGNVRLILNIATLFGDESAMAAKASFIAAREAISPEAARRKPRVLVVDDSISIRKYVQRFLDRTGYEVEVAPDGMEALNIMGRVKFDAVITDLEMPVMHGYDLIAEMKRNPALMNIPVIVLTSRAGEKHRQKAIEMGAQDYLVKPFEEQEMLGALKKLLSGATLAHRA